The Eublepharis macularius isolate TG4126 chromosome 12, MPM_Emac_v1.0, whole genome shotgun sequence genomic sequence GGAAGGAAGACGACACACAGTCATGATTATATTAATGTAGGAGATGGTGGTGATGGCTAAAGTGCCCAGTAATATGATGACTGCAAGAATAAAGTCAACTACTTCAATGAGCCGTGTGTCAGCACAGGCCAGCTTCAGCAGTGGTGAATTGTCACAGAAGAAATGGTCAATGAGATTTGGACCACAAAATGGTAGGCGTGTGATGACGACTGTTGTTAGGAAGACAAAGAAGAAACTGCCCACCCAACAGCTCAGCACTAGCTGGATGCAAAGTCTACTGTTCATAATGATGGTGTACCGGAGTGGGTTGCAAATGGCGACATATCTATCGAAAGACATGGCAGCCAAGAGGAAGAACTCAGCAATGCCGAGGATGAAATAGAAGAAGGACTGGATGAAGCAAGCGGTCACTGAGATGGTCTTCCTTTTGGAAAGGAGGTTAGCAAGCATCTTGGGGATAATGACGGTAGTGAAACTGATTTCCAAAAAGGAAAAGTTCCGGAGGAAAAAATACATAGGACTGTGGAGACGCTGGTCCACGAAAGTGATGGAGATGATGAGAAGATTCCCTGATACAGTCAACAGGTATGTAATTAGAAGGACAACAAAGAGGGCAACTTGGAGTTCCCAGACATCAGTGAAGCCCAGAAGAATAAATTCTGTTACCAAGGTTAAGTTCTGCATGACAACGGGTTGGCTGTATCATCACTgtgcaaagaaaaaaatggggaaagaacACAAGAAGAGTGATCTTAAATAGATAATATAGTCAATTATTACCATTTTCTTGTTTAATTTTACATTCAGAGCCCCTTAGGCTCTGGAACTGTTGCCACAAAATCAGGATATAAATAAACATGATATGTCAAAGAAGTCTCCTTTCTCACTCCTGAACATCACAGGGTGGCCACATGCTAGGTCTCCCATCCCCCATAATTCCCAATGCATTTCCTTAAAATGGTTTCAGgtaagtagctgtgttagtctgcaatagAAGAACAAGATATGAGTACATTAGCACCTTAAGGACTAGCAAGATTTCTAAGGTATAAGCTTACAAGAGTCAATGctcgtatctgacaaagggagctttaagTCTCAAAAGCTTGTtctttaggtgccactggacttgattCTTGGTCTTCTCCTTGAAACGGTGTTTTCTGTGCCAGTTGCCCCTCATCTGATGCATGTCAGTTCTCAGCAAGAATGATAATAAATAGTTTTAAGTGACTCCTCGTCCAGTTTAAgcaagaaaatacttaaacataaGATCTGTTTTGCCTCTTCGTTTGTTGTTCGTGTTACTTAATCAAATCTACCATATTAACTGTTTTCATACTAACCCctactgaaataattttttacaTCTTTCTACAAGCACAAAGTGTTTCTCACTTGGATTTTTGGGTGAGCAACACCTCTCCACAAATCTCTGCAATGGACAGGTTTTTAGAACATACTAACAATTCCAGCAAACTCATATCCTGTGTTGTGGGACTGAAATGTTGCTTCACAAAAACTCTTCCTAAAATATCCAATATCACACCTCTATTATAAAGGTCTCATCCTGAAACTGAATTTTCAGTGCGTCACCCTCTGTTACTTTCTGGCAAATTGTCCAACTTTATCTTCTCAGACAAGATGACTGTAAAGTCTCCAAGAAATCTCAGGGTTCCTGGGAACACGTTTGGAAACTGCTGCCCTGAATCCATTCGAGTTGAGAGAACTTAAGGGCACTTTAGTTTCCTTAAGAAGAAGTGGCAATGTTTGCTGATTCCCCTTTTCCACTGCAGACTCTCACtatgttgtttgtatgttgcctgctGACCTCTAGGCAGAAAATTTGTGGTGTTtggtgggctgcagcaggaaggagggaatcagcaaaaattgccacccttcaggaAGATTTAAGAGCTCTTTAGTATGCTTAACTGCACAGCTGAATTCTCTCCTTGCCACTTTCCAAGAGGGTTGCACTTATTGAAAAGGTGGGCACAGTCTATGGCAATGCTCAGATCTTCTTCTGCAGCAATAAATCATCTctaaaaaaggaacagaaaatgaACCGAAACATATATTTTGTGGATGGGGAAACCTGGAGCTTCACCAGATCTTGGCATACCTTTAAAATCAACCCATAAGATCTAGGAAAGTCTTCTCATGCTTTACAGTATAACATTCTCCTTTCTTTGTTTCTCCTTCATTACTCCatttcttttgccttttttttttttttggtgttctCCTCTTTTCTCTCCCACTTGTCTAATTTGCTGTAAAACAAGCAAGGGAAGAGACGCCTACTCCCTAGAAAAGGTGAGACACTCATAGTGGTTTAAGTTCAATAACCATGGTTGGGACTTCTAGAGTTACCTGTACTGCAGAGATGTCTCTTTCCCTGTTGTGCTTTGCGACACACTGGTGCCGCTGATGTGTCAACAGCCTTGACTTCTCCTTTGCTGCTGAAGTTCAGCAGCCTGACTTCTTGCAGGATCTAGGATGATGCCATTTTCCCCTTCGGTCTCTATCACTCAAAGACATATCCATCCATAAGctgaatatttttatatattgcctctgTCTAAACAAATCTCCAAAATTAGGCAGAATTATTATATTTAAGATGTTTACCAAAATCTCACCATGTGGTAAGGTGTCCTGGCTGCTTTACTGGCAAATTTCTCTTTTGCTAATCAGACACAGTCAGTGGAATATCTTGGAGTCTTTGGTGTGTAGTTAATTCACTCGGGGGAAAACATGAATCCCTGATCTCTCATCATTACTGTACCTAAATTGAACAACCACATTCTATTATAATCTTGAAGTTCATATGAGAGAGTtttggaacttttaaaaaacaattctcCCCTGCCCCCCTGAAATCAGACTAATGAATTAATTTATTCAGGTTGGTCTTGTGGCTaatagcagcaggactttaatctggagaaccgggttggattcccctcTTCTccgcttcaagccagctgggtgactttgggtcagtcgcagctctctcagagctctctcagagcaggaccacaagtgacgcctgacacaggttggacactaatcagcttccctcaagttttgatgggaaatgtaggcatcctaatcttgcagcttgactctctgaccaatggacttttcaactgtcacttgtccaa encodes the following:
- the LOC129339827 gene encoding olfactory receptor 49-like, which produces MQNLTLVTEFILLGFTDVWELQVALFVVLLITYLLTVSGNLLIISITFVDQRLHSPMYFFLRNFSFLEISFTTVIIPKMLANLLSKRKTISVTACFIQSFFYFILGIAEFFLLAAMSFDRYVAICNPLRYTIIMNSRLCIQLVLSCWVGSFFFVFLTTVVITRLPFCGPNLIDHFFCDNSPLLKLACADTRLIEVVDFILAVIILLGTLAITTISYINIIMTVCRLPSTKERQRAFSTCSSHITVVTMFYGSCIFMYVKPSQREGIDLNKGVAILNTVVTPLLNPFIYTLRNKQVQEVLRDARRKIFIRNLRS